A region from the uncultured Macellibacteroides sp. genome encodes:
- the thrA gene encoding bifunctional aspartate kinase/homoserine dehydrogenase I, whose translation MKVLKFGGTSVGSVNSILSVKKIVEAIDEPVIVVVSALGGITDKLLATSAMASKGDISYEKEFSEIITRHLDVIEGVIPDVTKRKEVQKLTMSLLDELGNIFRGVYLINDLSAKTSDTIVSYGERLSSLIVSNVINDAVLFDSRKFIKTIKQFNKHIVDFDLTNALIKETFATLPKVSLVPGFISTSKENGEITNLGRGGSDYTASILATALDASILEIWTDVDGFMTADPRVISSAYVIDQLTFIEAMELCNFGAKVIYPPTIYPVYHKNIPIRILNTFNPEAPGTFISKEKPVNEKQKSIKGISSINDTCLITVQGLGMVGVIGVNYRIFKTLAKSGISVFMVSQASSENNTSFAVRNADAEVAVKVLNEEFALERAQGEINDIEAETDLATVAIVGENMKRTPGIAGRLFGTLGRSGISVIACAQGASETNISFVIKAKYLRKALNSIHDSFFLSEYKVLNLFITGVGIVGGSLIEQIKNQKINLMEQNGLKLNVVGIANTRKALFCREGIDLTNWQEDLKSKGQDNTPAKLCEEILQMNIFNSVFVDCTASPDVAGLYETLLNNNISVVAANKLAASSSYDNYFKLKEISRHKGVKFLFETNVGAGLPIINTMNDLINSGDHILKLEAVLSGTLNFIFNTLSEDVPLSKAIRMAKQAGYSEPDPRVDLSGKDVIRKLVILAREAGYKVEQADVVKDLFIPEKFFSGSLDDFWKSITELDAEFEVKRKHLEEEKKHFRFVASMEKGKCRVGLQEVDSHHPFYELEGSNNIIMISTERYHEYPMIIKGYGAGADVTAAGVFADIISIANIR comes from the coding sequence ATGAAAGTATTAAAATTCGGCGGAACATCCGTAGGTTCCGTGAATAGCATTTTGAGTGTGAAGAAGATAGTAGAGGCCATTGATGAGCCCGTTATTGTGGTTGTTTCTGCTTTAGGCGGAATTACAGACAAATTACTAGCCACCTCAGCTATGGCGTCGAAAGGCGATATTTCTTACGAAAAAGAGTTTTCAGAAATTATTACCCGTCACCTGGATGTGATCGAGGGTGTAATACCTGACGTAACAAAGCGCAAGGAAGTACAAAAGCTCACCATGTCTTTGCTTGACGAACTTGGGAATATTTTTCGTGGTGTTTATCTTATCAACGATTTGTCTGCCAAAACTTCAGATACAATTGTTAGTTATGGCGAACGCCTCTCTTCACTCATCGTTTCAAATGTAATCAATGATGCCGTATTATTTGATTCACGCAAGTTTATCAAAACTATCAAGCAGTTCAACAAACACATTGTAGACTTCGACCTCACAAATGCTCTTATAAAAGAAACGTTTGCTACTTTACCTAAAGTCTCGCTTGTTCCCGGATTTATTTCGACCAGCAAGGAAAACGGAGAAATTACCAATTTGGGCAGAGGAGGTTCGGATTACACTGCTTCCATACTTGCAACAGCACTTGATGCTTCCATTCTTGAAATCTGGACAGATGTGGATGGGTTCATGACTGCAGATCCAAGAGTGATTAGTTCTGCATACGTAATCGATCAGCTTACATTCATCGAAGCCATGGAACTTTGTAATTTCGGGGCTAAGGTGATTTATCCTCCTACAATTTATCCCGTTTATCATAAAAATATTCCTATCCGGATTCTTAATACATTTAATCCTGAGGCTCCGGGTACATTTATTTCCAAAGAAAAGCCTGTCAACGAAAAACAGAAATCCATTAAAGGTATTTCGTCTATCAACGACACCTGCCTGATTACCGTGCAGGGATTAGGTATGGTAGGTGTAATTGGCGTGAACTACCGCATTTTCAAAACGCTTGCCAAAAGCGGGATTAGTGTATTTATGGTATCGCAGGCCAGCTCGGAAAACAATACATCTTTTGCCGTACGTAATGCGGATGCGGAGGTAGCTGTTAAAGTGCTTAACGAAGAATTTGCTCTTGAACGTGCACAAGGTGAAATAAACGACATAGAGGCAGAGACCGATTTGGCAACTGTGGCTATTGTAGGCGAAAACATGAAACGTACACCTGGAATAGCAGGTCGTCTTTTCGGTACACTTGGCCGAAGTGGCATCAGCGTAATCGCTTGCGCACAGGGTGCGTCGGAGACTAACATTTCTTTTGTTATCAAGGCTAAGTACTTAAGAAAAGCTTTAAACTCTATACACGATTCATTCTTTCTTTCGGAATACAAGGTACTTAACCTTTTTATAACCGGTGTCGGAATTGTAGGTGGAAGTCTGATTGAACAGATAAAGAACCAGAAGATAAACCTGATGGAACAAAACGGACTTAAGCTAAACGTAGTGGGAATCGCCAATACAAGAAAGGCTTTGTTTTGCAGAGAAGGGATTGATCTTACAAACTGGCAAGAAGATTTAAAAAGCAAAGGACAGGATAACACTCCGGCCAAACTGTGCGAAGAAATTCTGCAGATGAATATATTCAACTCCGTATTTGTTGATTGTACTGCCAGCCCGGATGTGGCCGGATTGTATGAGACCTTGCTTAACAACAACATCTCTGTTGTAGCTGCCAACAAACTTGCGGCTTCATCATCGTACGACAATTACTTTAAGTTAAAAGAAATTTCCCGTCACAAAGGTGTTAAGTTCTTATTTGAAACCAATGTGGGAGCCGGACTTCCCATTATCAATACAATGAACGACCTCATCAACAGCGGCGACCATATTTTAAAGCTGGAAGCTGTTTTATCGGGCACGCTCAACTTTATCTTTAATACGCTCAGCGAGGATGTTCCTCTTAGCAAAGCGATCCGGATGGCTAAACAAGCAGGTTATTCTGAGCCGGATCCCCGGGTGGACCTTAGTGGAAAAGATGTTATCCGCAAACTTGTTATTTTGGCTCGCGAAGCAGGTTACAAGGTAGAACAAGCCGATGTGGTTAAGGATCTCTTTATCCCCGAAAAATTCTTTAGCGGCTCGCTTGATGATTTCTGGAAATCCATCACAGAACTTGATGCAGAGTTCGAAGTAAAAAGAAAGCATCTTGAAGAAGAGAAAAAACATTTCCGTTTTGTAGCTTCCATGGAAAAAGGCAAATGCCGCGTAGGACTGCAGGAAGTGGATAGTCACCATCCTTTTTACGAACTGGAGGGTAGCAATAATATAATAATGATTTCGACCGAACGCTATCACGAATATCCGATGATTATCAAAGGATATGGAGCCGGTGCCGATGTAACGGCGGCAGGCGTTTTTGCGGACATCATTTCTATTGCGAATATACGTTAG
- a CDS encoding DMT family transporter: MMTKEKYTGHVLILIVNILFAINITISKSLLPDQISPEGLTLLRMLFASVMFWITSLFTTREHVTRKDLGLLFLCSMTGIALNQGLFLFGLSQTSPIDASIISTSSPIFVMILAAIVLKEPITRLKAFGVMLGATGAIALILSSIQVATGQSNLFGNLLCITSSFSYSIYLVIAKPITQRYSSVTMMKWMFLFAAIVISPFTYQNLLDTPAFHGAISFQNIASILYVLIGATFIPYLLIPMSLKRIRPTTMSMYNYIQPMGASTIAIIIGQDTFSIVKLIAAAFVFGGVYMVTQSKSREDIEKSKEEKNKKK; the protein is encoded by the coding sequence ATGATGACAAAGGAAAAGTACACAGGTCATGTGTTGATACTTATTGTTAATATATTGTTTGCAATCAATATCACCATCTCCAAGTCATTGCTGCCCGACCAGATTTCGCCAGAAGGATTAACACTGTTACGCATGTTGTTTGCCAGTGTTATGTTCTGGATTACCTCTCTCTTTACAACCAGGGAGCATGTTACACGAAAAGATCTTGGATTACTTTTTTTATGTTCGATGACCGGAATAGCCCTAAATCAGGGACTCTTCTTATTTGGATTGAGCCAAACCTCTCCCATCGATGCCTCCATTATTTCTACCTCCTCCCCAATCTTTGTAATGATACTTGCTGCCATCGTTTTAAAAGAACCAATCACGCGGTTAAAAGCTTTTGGTGTTATGTTGGGGGCGACAGGTGCAATAGCCCTGATCCTTTCATCCATACAGGTTGCAACCGGACAAAGCAATCTGTTTGGTAATCTTTTGTGCATCACGAGTTCCTTCTCCTATTCCATCTATCTGGTTATTGCAAAACCAATAACCCAACGATATTCATCAGTCACAATGATGAAGTGGATGTTTCTTTTCGCCGCTATTGTAATTTCTCCGTTTACTTATCAGAATCTGCTTGATACTCCAGCATTTCATGGAGCAATCAGCTTTCAGAATATTGCTTCTATTCTATATGTTCTTATCGGAGCAACCTTTATTCCTTACCTTCTTATTCCAATGTCATTAAAACGCATCCGTCCCACTACGATGAGTATGTATAACTATATCCAACCCATGGGAGCTTCCACTATTGCCATTATTATAGGGCAAGACACCTTTTCTATTGTCAAGTTGATTGCCGCTGCGTTTGTTTTTGGGGGTGTATACATGGTTACCCAAAGTAAAAGCCGGGAAGATATAGAAAAATCTAAAGAAGAAAAAAACAAGAAAAAGTAA
- a CDS encoding MBL fold metallo-hydrolase, whose protein sequence is MKLLYIYHSCYAIEGDGYTILIDFYKDQTEANGKFIVRDGILSRPGALYVLSTHGHADHFNPEILTWRDIRPDIHYIFSKDILNDGKASPAAAVFLDKGETYQDDLLKIQAFGSTDVGVSFYMEVDGKRLFHAGDLNNWHWNEESTPQESAEYEDFFLNELSFFAKHVSTLDLAMFPVDPRLGKDFMRGAEQFIDYIKVKLFAPMHFGLKYQEANAFAAYAHSKGVRFTVWTKPGESIEF, encoded by the coding sequence ATGAAACTACTATATATTTATCACAGTTGCTATGCGATAGAAGGAGACGGATACACCATTTTGATTGATTTTTATAAAGATCAGACTGAGGCGAATGGTAAATTTATTGTACGCGATGGTATTCTAAGCAGGCCAGGAGCGTTGTATGTTCTTTCAACTCATGGTCATGCAGACCACTTCAATCCGGAGATTCTGACCTGGAGGGATATAAGACCTGATATTCATTATATCTTTTCGAAGGATATTCTGAATGATGGAAAGGCTTCTCCTGCAGCTGCGGTCTTTCTTGATAAAGGAGAAACCTATCAGGACGATCTGCTAAAGATTCAGGCATTTGGGTCGACTGATGTTGGTGTTTCATTCTATATGGAAGTCGATGGAAAGCGTCTTTTTCATGCGGGAGACCTGAATAACTGGCATTGGAATGAGGAATCAACACCTCAGGAGTCTGCCGAGTATGAAGATTTCTTTTTGAATGAGCTGTCATTTTTTGCTAAGCATGTTTCAACTCTTGATCTTGCCATGTTTCCGGTGGATCCTCGTTTAGGCAAGGATTTTATGAGGGGAGCAGAACAGTTTATAGATTATATCAAAGTTAAGCTATTTGCCCCCATGCATTTTGGTTTAAAATACCAAGAGGCTAATGCCTTTGCAGCCTATGCGCATTCAAAAGGAGTCAGGTTTACGGTATGGACTAAACCTGGAGAAAGTATAGAATTTTAA
- a CDS encoding VOC family protein, whose protein sequence is MEIKSRFDHFNFNVLDLDKSIGFYKKALGLTEKKRKVAADGSFILVYLGDEATDFLLELTWLRDKKEAYALGDNESHLCMRVEGDYDEVRKYHKEMGCVCYENTSMGLYFISDPDDYWIEILPVVKK, encoded by the coding sequence ATGGAAATTAAAAGCAGATTTGATCATTTTAACTTCAATGTACTCGATCTTGACAAAAGCATTGGGTTTTATAAGAAAGCACTTGGTCTTACTGAGAAGAAACGTAAGGTAGCTGCGGATGGCTCTTTTATTCTGGTCTATCTGGGAGATGAAGCTACAGACTTTTTGCTGGAACTAACCTGGCTGAGAGATAAAAAAGAAGCCTATGCGCTGGGTGATAATGAAAGTCATCTTTGCATGCGGGTTGAAGGAGATTACGATGAGGTACGTAAATATCATAAAGAAATGGGATGTGTTTGCTATGAGAATACTTCCATGGGGCTTTATTTTATCAGCGATCCCGATGATTATTGGATTGAAATTCTTCCTGTGGTAAAAAAGTAG
- a CDS encoding copper homeostasis protein CutC encodes MSQTRILEICANSATSCIEAEAGGAARVELCAGIPEGGTTPSYGEIKTALDLTSRIDINVIIRPRGGDFLYTTAEVQSMLYDIEMAKQLGVHGVVFGCLTKDGDVDVPLLNKLMEAARPLSVTFHRAFDVCRDPFEALEQIIEAGCDRILTSGQQRDAVLGIPLLTELIKKAGNRIIIMPGCGVRENNIAQIEQATGAKEFHTSARSTVYSQMIYRNENVPMGSAALGSEFEIQQTDSKKVAACLL; translated from the coding sequence ATGAGTCAGACTCGGATTCTTGAAATTTGCGCAAATTCGGCAACGAGTTGTATAGAAGCGGAGGCAGGCGGGGCTGCCAGAGTGGAATTGTGTGCCGGTATCCCGGAGGGTGGAACAACTCCCAGTTATGGTGAAATAAAAACAGCCCTGGATTTGACTTCCCGAATAGATATTAATGTGATTATTAGACCGAGGGGAGGTGATTTCCTCTATACGACGGCCGAAGTGCAATCCATGTTGTATGACATTGAGATGGCAAAACAGTTGGGAGTACACGGTGTCGTGTTTGGCTGTCTGACAAAAGATGGGGATGTGGATGTGCCGTTGCTCAACAAGTTAATGGAGGCCGCCAGGCCTTTGTCGGTTACCTTTCACCGGGCTTTCGATGTTTGCCGAGATCCATTTGAAGCATTAGAACAAATTATCGAAGCAGGGTGCGACCGGATTCTGACATCCGGTCAGCAACGCGATGCCGTTCTCGGAATTCCTTTACTAACAGAATTGATAAAAAAGGCCGGCAACAGGATTATAATCATGCCTGGATGTGGTGTGAGAGAAAATAATATAGCTCAGATAGAACAGGCTACCGGAGCAAAAGAGTTTCACACATCTGCGAGAAGTACTGTATATAGTCAAATGATATATCGCAATGAGAACGTACCAATGGGTAGCGCTGCTTTAGGATCGGAATTTGAAATACAACAAACCGATAGCAAGAAAGTAGCAGCCTGTTTGCTATAA
- a CDS encoding DUF5916 domain-containing protein, with amino-acid sequence MKYSLIIVSLFFSWTTYAQQDTVVPFDKAYKRIYNATKVAGEKPVIDGMLSDPLWQEQGAWTERFVQVSPFERVPSLSPTVAKLFYDDKYIYVGIYCKDASPGNINRFIGNRDDNSLGDLVSIAFDTYHDFRAAPEFNINAGGNKTDLVVTDKLSVNLSWNTVWEGKTNVNKADSSWTAELKIPFSQLRYNQLSEDGIWGLHIRRIIRRNNEVQNWSMIPLKNNGHVFSFGEAHGMTELPKARGIEFLPYVMGKYTKEPVLPGSPYQTGNSWKGNVGIDAKFALSDFTLDMTINPDYGQVELDPSVMNLTAYETFYDEKRPFFLEGKHILDFATGNNMMFYTRRIGGSPSYSPSGIDRINSFAETKENVPILGALKLTGTNRHGVTIGVLQSVTAQSSAKVSRYSAETKEVVEPLTNYSVARIQKNWKGNTLLGGMVTSVNRLMEESYLKNVMFSNAYSAGVDFTQYFKNRLYYLDFKGVYSLVNGSANSIAALQQNAVHYYQRASSQDYVNVDQSRTSLSGTGGYLKVGRKGNAKWFFSETLAWSSPGFDLNAIGYLKEADFYENESEVGYRQTTNWKMFRSNTFTFTQKNIWNYGGDAFSNLAAIRWQSMTMKRYELDLKETYSWNFLDSRMLRGGQNMKFDPYFNTYVKFNTDKAKRVLFTLLYEGTHNTDGYNSFNKISPSFTFRLGNHVYLSSQFDYAWNKDNLQYVATARLTGYELMNYFGQLPSRYIMGNMDQKTYGMTMKLQVNFTPDISLQLYGSPFTSTATFSDYKEAAQTTSSTYEERFKRLDSEKLHLENGVYTVMQNGSPLYNFKKPDFSFNEFRSNIVARWEYLPGSTLYFVWEHHMSDRATSVLNGWGDNLDRMFGLPARNTFMVKLNYWFAI; translated from the coding sequence ATGAAGTATTCTCTTATTATTGTTAGCCTTTTTTTTAGCTGGACAACTTATGCTCAGCAAGATACTGTTGTGCCTTTTGACAAAGCATATAAACGGATATATAATGCAACGAAAGTGGCAGGGGAAAAACCTGTAATAGACGGAATGCTTTCCGACCCCCTTTGGCAGGAACAAGGAGCCTGGACCGAGCGCTTCGTGCAGGTGTCGCCTTTTGAGAGGGTACCCTCTCTTTCGCCAACCGTTGCCAAGTTGTTTTACGACGACAAATATATCTACGTTGGTATTTATTGTAAAGACGCATCGCCTGGTAATATAAATCGTTTTATAGGAAACCGCGATGATAACAGCTTGGGCGATTTGGTAAGTATTGCCTTTGATACGTATCATGATTTTCGGGCTGCTCCGGAATTTAATATCAATGCAGGAGGAAATAAAACCGATTTAGTTGTAACAGATAAGCTTAGTGTGAATCTGAGCTGGAATACGGTATGGGAGGGTAAAACAAATGTGAACAAAGCGGATTCAAGTTGGACTGCCGAACTGAAGATTCCTTTTAGTCAGCTTCGCTATAATCAGCTTTCTGAAGATGGGATATGGGGTTTACATATTCGCCGTATCATTCGCCGTAATAACGAAGTTCAGAACTGGAGTATGATTCCCTTGAAGAATAACGGACATGTTTTCTCGTTCGGTGAGGCGCACGGAATGACGGAGTTACCCAAAGCCCGGGGGATAGAATTCCTTCCTTATGTTATGGGGAAATATACCAAAGAGCCTGTTTTACCGGGTAGTCCTTATCAAACAGGAAATAGCTGGAAAGGGAATGTGGGTATAGATGCCAAGTTTGCCTTGTCCGACTTTACATTGGACATGACAATCAATCCGGATTACGGTCAGGTTGAGCTTGATCCGTCTGTAATGAATCTAACTGCCTATGAAACTTTTTATGATGAAAAACGACCTTTTTTTCTGGAAGGGAAACATATACTGGATTTCGCAACTGGAAATAATATGATGTTTTATACCCGCCGGATAGGAGGTTCGCCTTCGTATTCACCATCCGGTATTGATAGAATCAATTCATTTGCCGAAACGAAGGAAAACGTTCCGATTTTGGGCGCGCTAAAGCTTACCGGAACGAACAGACATGGAGTCACTATTGGTGTTTTACAGAGTGTTACCGCCCAATCGTCGGCCAAAGTAAGTCGCTATTCTGCCGAAACGAAAGAGGTGGTTGAACCTCTTACTAATTATTCTGTGGCAAGGATACAGAAAAACTGGAAGGGAAACACCCTGTTGGGAGGGATGGTTACATCCGTTAACCGTTTGATGGAGGAATCTTATCTGAAGAATGTCATGTTTTCCAATGCTTATTCGGCAGGAGTCGATTTTACACAGTATTTTAAAAACAGGCTGTATTATTTAGACTTCAAGGGCGTTTACAGTTTAGTGAATGGTTCCGCGAATTCGATAGCAGCACTTCAGCAGAATGCAGTGCATTATTACCAACGTGCTTCTTCTCAGGATTATGTAAATGTAGATCAATCGCGTACCTCGTTAAGTGGAACCGGAGGTTATTTGAAAGTTGGCCGTAAGGGAAATGCCAAATGGTTTTTTTCAGAAACATTGGCGTGGTCATCGCCCGGATTTGACTTAAATGCTATCGGATACCTGAAAGAGGCTGATTTTTATGAAAACGAGTCGGAGGTTGGATACCGACAGACAACAAACTGGAAAATGTTCCGATCTAACACGTTTACGTTTACCCAGAAAAACATATGGAATTACGGAGGAGATGCCTTCAGTAACTTGGCCGCAATACGTTGGCAAAGTATGACCATGAAGCGATATGAACTTGATTTAAAAGAAACTTATAGCTGGAATTTTCTGGATAGCCGAATGTTGAGAGGTGGGCAGAATATGAAGTTCGATCCCTACTTCAATACCTACGTAAAGTTTAATACAGATAAAGCAAAACGAGTGTTGTTTACTCTGTTGTATGAAGGGACTCATAATACAGATGGATACAATTCGTTCAATAAGATAAGTCCGTCTTTTACTTTTCGTCTGGGCAATCATGTATATCTGTCAAGTCAGTTTGATTACGCCTGGAATAAAGACAACCTGCAGTATGTTGCAACAGCAAGGCTAACAGGATACGAGTTGATGAATTATTTTGGTCAGTTGCCGTCGAGGTATATTATGGGGAATATGGATCAAAAGACTTATGGAATGACAATGAAGCTTCAGGTAAATTTTACACCTGATATTTCATTACAGCTTTATGGATCTCCATTTACATCTACAGCTACATTCAGTGATTACAAAGAAGCAGCTCAAACAACATCATCAACCTATGAAGAGCGTTTCAAACGTTTGGATTCCGAAAAGCTTCATTTGGAGAATGGGGTTTATACGGTAATGCAAAACGGATCTCCTTTGTATAATTTCAAAAAACCCGATTTTAGTTTCAATGAGTTCCGTTCAAACATAGTGGCCCGTTGGGAATATCTGCCAGGTTCAACACTTTATTTTGTTTGGGAACACCATATGTCTGACAGGGCAACGAGTGTTCTTAATGGGTGGGGAGACAATCTTGACAGGATGTTTGGCCTTCCAGCCAGAAATACATTTATGGTAAAACTTAATTATTGGTTTGCTATCTAA
- a CDS encoding PspC domain-containing protein, producing MENRRLTRSNNGMIAGVCGGIANYFDWDPTLVRIGYILLSIFTVFAGFLMYIICWIVMPKENTY from the coding sequence ATGGAAAATAGACGACTTACACGTTCTAATAATGGCATGATTGCCGGCGTATGTGGCGGAATAGCCAATTATTTTGACTGGGATCCAACCTTAGTTCGCATTGGGTATATACTCTTAAGTATATTTACTGTGTTCGCGGGTTTTCTTATGTATATTATTTGTTGGATTGTAATGCCTAAGGAAAATACTTATTAA
- the uvrB gene encoding excinuclease ABC subunit UvrB — protein sequence MDFEISSVFSPTGDQPDAIAALTEGINSGVPFQTLLGVTGSGKTFTIANVIKEVKKPTLILSHNKTLAAQLYSEFKNFFPNNAVEYFVSYYDYYQPEAYLPTTDTYIEKDLAINEEIEKLRLRTTASLLTGRKDIIVVSSVSCLYGMADPTAFASKVTHLFRGMKIDRDEMLRRFVDAFYVNNKVEFKSGCFRVKGDTVDIFPAIETFDGVAYRIEFWDNEIDRISSFEPLSGREIDEQDELNIYPTNLFVTSKDRIDGAIGQIDVDLGKQVEYFKEIGKPYEAKRLYERVVFDLEMIRELGHCSGIENYSRYFDGRSAGERPYCLLDYFPKDFLLVIDESHVTVPQIRAMYGGDRSRKQNLVEYGFRLPAAMDNRPLTFEEFETLTPQAIYVSATPADYELIKCEGVVVDQVIRPTGLLDPVIEVRPSLNQIDDLMEEISQRTAVDERVLITTLTKRMAEELTAYLGRMGVRCNYIHSDVDTMERVKIMDDLRKGLFDVLVGVNLLREGLDLPEVSLVAILDADKEGFLRSHRSLTQTAGRAARNINGKVIFYADRITESMRRTMDETTRRREKQLAYNEQHGIVPTQIVKNTFSSLGQTQMTGVEPYAYIEPEPNLAADPVVQYMNKAQLEKAIERTKKQMMESAKSLDFLEAAQFRDELIKLEDLLKSKV from the coding sequence ATGGATTTTGAAATATCTTCAGTCTTTTCTCCTACAGGTGATCAGCCTGACGCGATTGCTGCTTTAACCGAAGGCATAAATAGTGGTGTGCCTTTTCAAACCTTATTGGGTGTTACCGGATCGGGAAAAACATTTACAATTGCCAACGTAATCAAGGAGGTTAAAAAGCCGACCTTGATTTTAAGTCATAATAAAACACTGGCGGCCCAGTTATACAGCGAATTTAAAAACTTTTTCCCGAATAATGCTGTCGAGTATTTTGTTTCTTATTACGATTATTATCAGCCGGAAGCTTATTTACCGACAACCGATACCTATATCGAAAAAGATTTGGCTATCAACGAGGAGATTGAAAAGCTGCGGTTGCGTACTACGGCTTCTCTTTTAACGGGACGGAAGGATATAATTGTGGTATCATCGGTGTCGTGTTTGTATGGTATGGCCGATCCAACAGCTTTTGCATCGAAGGTAACTCATTTATTCCGGGGAATGAAGATTGACAGAGATGAAATGCTTCGTCGTTTTGTGGATGCGTTTTATGTGAATAATAAGGTGGAGTTTAAAAGCGGTTGCTTTCGTGTAAAAGGAGATACCGTTGATATTTTTCCAGCTATAGAAACGTTCGATGGTGTTGCATACAGGATTGAGTTTTGGGATAACGAAATTGACCGCATCTCTTCCTTTGAGCCACTTTCCGGCAGAGAAATTGATGAGCAGGATGAATTGAATATTTACCCTACCAATCTTTTTGTTACCTCTAAAGACCGAATTGACGGAGCAATCGGGCAAATTGATGTGGATCTCGGTAAACAGGTTGAATATTTTAAAGAAATAGGAAAGCCCTATGAGGCTAAACGATTATACGAACGGGTTGTTTTCGATTTGGAAATGATCAGGGAGTTGGGCCATTGTTCCGGAATTGAAAATTATTCGAGGTATTTTGATGGCCGTAGTGCGGGAGAAAGACCCTATTGTTTACTCGACTATTTCCCCAAAGATTTTCTACTGGTTATAGACGAAAGTCACGTTACGGTTCCGCAAATCAGAGCGATGTATGGTGGAGACAGATCCCGCAAGCAGAATCTGGTCGAATATGGTTTTCGTTTGCCGGCAGCAATGGATAACAGGCCTCTCACGTTTGAGGAGTTTGAAACATTGACTCCTCAGGCTATTTATGTAAGTGCGACTCCAGCTGATTATGAACTGATTAAATGCGAAGGAGTTGTTGTTGATCAGGTAATTCGTCCAACCGGACTGCTTGATCCTGTAATAGAAGTACGTCCTTCATTGAATCAGATTGATGATTTGATGGAAGAAATAAGTCAACGAACAGCTGTCGACGAAAGGGTGCTTATTACCACGCTGACTAAACGAATGGCAGAAGAACTTACGGCCTACCTTGGCAGAATGGGAGTTCGGTGTAACTACATTCATAGTGACGTTGATACGATGGAGCGGGTTAAAATTATGGATGATTTGCGGAAAGGTCTGTTTGATGTACTCGTTGGCGTTAACCTGTTGAGAGAAGGTCTGGATTTACCTGAAGTTTCTCTGGTTGCTATTCTGGATGCTGATAAGGAGGGATTCCTTCGTTCTCATCGTTCATTAACCCAGACGGCAGGACGTGCAGCGCGAAATATCAATGGCAAAGTGATTTTTTATGCCGATAGAATTACGGAAAGTATGCGCCGCACTATGGACGAAACAACCCGGCGTCGGGAAAAACAGCTTGCATATAATGAACAGCATGGTATTGTTCCAACGCAAATTGTTAAGAATACTTTTTCTTCACTTGGACAAACGCAGATGACGGGAGTTGAACCTTACGCTTATATTGAACCGGAACCCAATCTTGCTGCTGATCCGGTTGTACAATATATGAATAAAGCTCAGCTGGAAAAAGCTATAGAACGGACGAAGAAACAGATGATGGAATCGGCTAAAAGCCTTGACTTTCTCGAAGCTGCTCAATTCCGCGATGAGTTGATAAAACTGGAAGATCTGCTTAAATCGAAGGTGTAA